The proteins below come from a single Saccharopolyspora sp. SCSIO 74807 genomic window:
- a CDS encoding lysophospholipid acyltransferase family protein, with amino-acid sequence MADARVIPLHPAEQRGPGARRGPVAPVPDAVPAGDGGWEDAVADAMAFARRRLLGDYRVDEFGFDEDLTDHLVVPPLRPLYEKWFRVETIGLHNVPDSGALVVANHSGTLPLDALMTTVALRDHHDPGRHLRMLGADLVFRLPMVGSIARKAGHTLACNPDAERLMRAGELVGVWPEGFKGVGKPFRDRYKLQRFGRGGFVSAAMRTGVPIVPCSIVGAEEIYPKIGDLKPLARLLGLPYFPVTPFFPHFGPLGAVPLPSKWYIEFGEPVETASYGEGAADDPMVVFSLSDQVREIIQQTLYRLLSQRRSVFLG; translated from the coding sequence ATGGCTGATGCGCGCGTGATCCCGCTGCACCCGGCGGAGCAGCGCGGCCCCGGAGCCCGCCGCGGACCGGTGGCGCCGGTGCCGGACGCGGTGCCCGCCGGGGACGGCGGCTGGGAGGACGCGGTCGCCGATGCGATGGCCTTCGCCCGGCGCCGGCTGCTCGGCGACTACCGGGTGGACGAGTTCGGCTTCGACGAGGACCTCACCGACCACCTCGTCGTGCCGCCGCTGCGGCCGCTGTACGAGAAGTGGTTCCGGGTCGAGACCATCGGGCTGCACAACGTGCCCGACTCGGGCGCGCTGGTCGTCGCGAACCACTCCGGCACGCTGCCGCTGGACGCGCTGATGACGACGGTGGCGCTGCGCGATCACCACGATCCCGGGCGGCACCTGCGGATGCTGGGCGCGGACCTGGTGTTCCGGCTGCCGATGGTCGGGTCCATCGCCCGCAAGGCCGGGCACACGCTGGCCTGCAACCCGGACGCGGAGCGGCTGATGCGGGCGGGCGAGCTGGTCGGGGTGTGGCCGGAGGGCTTCAAGGGCGTCGGCAAGCCGTTCCGGGACCGCTACAAGCTGCAGCGGTTTGGCCGCGGCGGGTTCGTCTCGGCGGCGATGCGGACCGGGGTGCCGATCGTGCCCTGCTCGATCGTCGGCGCGGAGGAGATCTACCCGAAGATCGGCGACCTCAAGCCGCTGGCCCGGCTGCTGGGGCTGCCGTACTTCCCGGTGACGCCGTTCTTCCCGCATTTCGGGCCGCTCGGGGCGGTTCCGCTGCCGTCGAAGTGGTACATCGAGTTCGGCGAGCCGGTGGAGACCGCTTCGTACGGGGAAGGCGCCGCGGACGATCCGATGGTGGTGTTCAGCCTCAGCGACCAGGTCCGCGAGATCATCCAGCAGACCCTCTACCGGCTGCTCTCCCAGCGCCGCAGCGTTTTCCTCGGCTGA
- a CDS encoding HAD family phosphatase produces MDSAKLAGRASAEAAVAGAEPDGALAAPPDLTAAAFFDVDNTMMMGASLFHFARGMAARKFFTAADLAGFAWQQLKFRVGGRESAGDVQASREQALSFVAGRSVAELVELSEEIYDELLADRIWAGTRALAQMHLDAGQRVWLVTATPVELAQIIARRLGLTGALGTVAGHADGVYTGRLVGEMLHGRAKAHAVRALAASEGLDLRRCTAYSDSANDVPMLSAVGTAVAVNPDQRLRDIARSRGWEIRDFRTGRKAARIGAQSMLGAGAVAGAIAAGLAYRRRDRS; encoded by the coding sequence CTGGACAGCGCGAAGCTCGCCGGACGCGCCTCCGCGGAGGCCGCCGTCGCCGGTGCCGAACCGGACGGCGCGCTGGCCGCGCCCCCCGACCTCACCGCGGCGGCGTTCTTCGACGTGGACAACACGATGATGATGGGCGCGTCGCTGTTCCACTTCGCCCGCGGGATGGCCGCGCGGAAGTTCTTCACCGCCGCCGACCTGGCCGGATTCGCCTGGCAGCAGCTCAAGTTCCGCGTCGGCGGCCGGGAGAGCGCCGGCGACGTGCAGGCCAGCCGGGAGCAGGCGCTGTCGTTCGTGGCCGGGCGCAGCGTCGCCGAGCTGGTCGAACTCAGCGAGGAGATCTACGACGAGCTGCTGGCCGACCGGATCTGGGCGGGCACCCGAGCGCTGGCCCAGATGCACCTGGACGCCGGTCAGCGGGTGTGGCTGGTCACCGCGACCCCGGTGGAGCTGGCGCAGATCATCGCGCGGCGGCTCGGGCTGACCGGAGCGCTCGGCACGGTGGCCGGGCACGCCGACGGTGTCTACACCGGCCGGCTGGTCGGGGAGATGCTGCACGGCCGGGCCAAGGCGCACGCGGTGCGCGCCCTCGCGGCCAGCGAGGGGCTGGACCTGCGCCGCTGCACCGCGTACTCGGACTCGGCCAACGACGTGCCGATGCTGTCCGCGGTGGGCACCGCGGTCGCGGTGAACCCGGACCAGCGCTTGCGGGACATCGCGCGCTCGCGCGGCTGGGAGATCCGCGACTTCCGCACCGGCCGCAAGGCGGCCCGCATCGGCGCGCAGTCGATGCTCGGCGCCGGTGCCGTGGCCGGTGCGATCGCCGCAGGACTCGCCTACCGGCGCCGCGACCGCTCCTGA
- a CDS encoding sigma-70 family RNA polymerase sigma factor — protein sequence MPTSTLPSPAPSPATAPATGRHAGLAARRHAPTRPAAAPHSDSWRHVDAAQNGDNDAFGRLYDEYSHIVYRYVLFRVSDHCLAEDITSETFLRALRRIATVSYQGRDVAAWFITIAKNLVLDHVKSSRNRLEVPAADLTDTHRPQTQCGPEQQVLDAATQHELLHCVRQLNPDQRECIRLRFMQGLSVTETAQRMQRGEGAIKALQHRAVRRLAHLLPDDVR from the coding sequence ATGCCCACCAGCACGCTGCCCAGCCCGGCACCATCGCCCGCTACGGCACCGGCCACCGGCCGGCACGCGGGCCTAGCGGCACGCAGGCACGCACCGACCCGTCCGGCCGCGGCGCCGCACAGCGACAGCTGGCGCCACGTCGACGCGGCGCAGAACGGCGACAACGACGCCTTCGGCAGGCTCTACGACGAGTACTCGCACATCGTCTACCGGTACGTGCTGTTCCGGGTCAGCGATCACTGCCTGGCCGAGGACATCACCAGCGAGACCTTCCTGCGCGCGCTGCGGCGCATCGCGACCGTCAGCTACCAGGGCCGGGACGTGGCCGCGTGGTTCATCACGATCGCCAAGAACCTCGTGCTCGACCACGTGAAGTCCAGCCGCAACCGGCTGGAGGTCCCGGCCGCCGACCTCACCGACACGCACCGGCCGCAGACCCAGTGCGGGCCGGAGCAGCAGGTGCTCGACGCCGCCACCCAGCACGAGCTGCTGCACTGCGTCCGGCAGCTCAACCCGGACCAGCGGGAGTGCATCCGGCTGCGGTTCATGCAGGGGCTCTCGGTCACCGAGACCGCGCAGCGGATGCAGCGCGGAGAAGGGGCGATCAAAGCCCTGCAGCACCGCGCGGTTCGCCGCCTCGCGCACCTGCTGCCGGACGATGTGCGCTGA
- a CDS encoding AMP-binding protein translates to MSAETCPPLLGGGAEQDPNLARLLRSAAERGPQHPAVLDAGTGRELTWSELDAAVTGQALRLRAAGVQPGDRVAMALPNGVEFCVALFAVLRAGAIAVPLSPASPRLETLRVLEDSGARLLLGNESFDGVAVLAPTVDTEAAGAEVESPGGDLAVLCYTSGTSGPARGAMLSHSALLANVRQCARLRPMPVNAADRVLLALPMYHVYGLGPGLLQVASVGATAVLLPEFDPEEALAAIAEFRVTAVVGVPPMYQAWLKVPAQRLRQSMSTVRLLTSGAAPLGVDVATAVRSATGLDIFEGYGLTETGPVLTTTLASARAKPGSVGRPLPDVQLRLVDADGSSIEEGDTGRVAARGPNLFRGYWPDAVHGPDQDGWFRTGDVGYFDADGDLHLVDRATDLIVVHGFNVFPHEIESVLAELPGVREAAAIGVPDEAQGETIKAVVVADPDAGLTADGVREHCAARLAKFKVPASVVFAASLPHSPTGKVARRPLRGSRPAE, encoded by the coding sequence ATGTCGGCCGAAACCTGCCCGCCGCTGCTGGGCGGCGGTGCCGAGCAGGACCCGAACCTGGCGCGCCTGCTGCGGTCGGCCGCCGAACGCGGGCCGCAGCACCCGGCGGTGCTGGACGCGGGCACCGGTCGCGAACTGACCTGGTCCGAACTGGACGCCGCGGTGACCGGGCAAGCCCTGCGGCTGCGCGCGGCCGGTGTGCAGCCCGGCGACCGGGTCGCGATGGCGCTGCCGAACGGCGTGGAGTTCTGCGTCGCGCTGTTCGCGGTGCTGCGCGCCGGTGCCATCGCCGTGCCGCTGTCCCCCGCGTCTCCGCGGCTCGAGACGTTGCGCGTGCTCGAGGACAGCGGTGCTCGGCTGTTGCTGGGCAACGAGTCGTTCGACGGGGTCGCGGTGCTGGCGCCGACGGTGGACACCGAAGCGGCCGGGGCTGAGGTCGAGTCACCGGGCGGCGACCTGGCCGTGCTCTGCTACACCTCGGGCACCTCCGGGCCCGCGCGCGGCGCGATGCTGTCGCACTCGGCGCTGCTGGCCAACGTGCGCCAATGCGCGCGGCTGCGGCCGATGCCGGTCAACGCCGCCGACCGGGTGCTGCTCGCGCTGCCGATGTACCACGTCTACGGGCTCGGCCCTGGGCTGCTGCAGGTCGCCTCGGTCGGCGCCACGGCGGTGCTGCTGCCCGAGTTCGACCCGGAGGAGGCTCTGGCCGCGATCGCCGAATTCCGGGTCACCGCCGTGGTCGGCGTGCCGCCGATGTACCAGGCGTGGCTGAAGGTCCCGGCGCAGCGCCTGCGGCAAAGCATGTCGACGGTCCGGTTGCTGACCTCCGGCGCCGCTCCGCTGGGCGTGGACGTGGCCACGGCGGTGCGCTCGGCGACCGGGCTGGACATCTTCGAGGGCTACGGGCTCACCGAGACCGGTCCGGTGCTGACCACGACGCTGGCCAGCGCGCGGGCGAAGCCGGGTTCGGTGGGCCGCCCGCTGCCGGACGTGCAGCTGCGGCTGGTCGACGCCGACGGTTCGTCCATCGAGGAAGGGGACACCGGGCGGGTAGCGGCGCGCGGGCCGAACCTGTTCCGCGGCTACTGGCCGGACGCGGTGCACGGCCCGGACCAGGACGGCTGGTTCCGCACCGGCGACGTCGGCTACTTCGACGCCGACGGTGACCTGCACCTGGTGGACCGGGCCACCGACCTGATCGTGGTGCACGGTTTCAACGTGTTCCCGCACGAGATCGAGTCGGTGCTGGCCGAGCTGCCCGGGGTGCGGGAAGCGGCCGCGATCGGCGTGCCGGACGAGGCGCAGGGCGAAACGATCAAAGCCGTCGTGGTCGCCGATCCGGACGCGGGGCTCACCGCGGACGGCGTGCGCGAGCACTGCGCCGCGCGGCTGGCGAAGTTCAAGGTGCCCGCGTCGGTCGTGTTCGCGGCCTCGTTGCCGCACTCGCCGACGGGCAAGGTCGCCCGCAGGCCGCTGCGCGGCTCGCGGCCGGCCGAGTGA
- a CDS encoding glutaredoxin family protein, translating to MSEQPGSGHAVTVLVREQCHLCDEAVAAVREICSELGARCTTEDVDADAEQRAEYGDRVPVILVDGAEHGFWKVEPARLRAALQR from the coding sequence GTGTCCGAGCAGCCGGGCAGCGGGCACGCGGTGACGGTGCTGGTGCGCGAGCAGTGCCACCTGTGCGACGAGGCGGTGGCCGCGGTGCGCGAGATCTGCTCCGAACTCGGCGCCCGCTGCACGACCGAGGACGTCGACGCGGACGCCGAGCAGCGCGCCGAGTACGGCGACCGGGTCCCGGTGATCCTGGTGGACGGCGCCGAGCACGGCTTCTGGAAGGTCGAGCCCGCGCGGCTGCGGGCGGCGCTGCAGCGCTGA
- a CDS encoding redox-sensing transcriptional repressor Rex gives MTAHGEGVRDEAGQSAEVPSGSGRSPESIDVPAARERARAIPEAAVARLAVYLRVLSSLDEQGTGTVSSEELAAFAGVNSAKLRKDLSYIGSYGTRGVGYEVGVLIGQIERTLGLTRKHRVAVVGIGNLGHALANYGGFLNRGFPVAALFDLDPDLLDVPVGGIPVNAVEDIVDVCREREVTIGVIATPAEGAQEVCDRLVEGGVVCILNFAPVVLQVPEHVEVRKVDLAVEMQILSFHVARRNQEAAAVGTGIAGDGGPPGRGADGEGNSEPAQQREDADGMVVRP, from the coding sequence GTGACGGCCCACGGAGAGGGCGTGCGGGACGAAGCCGGGCAGTCGGCGGAAGTCCCGTCCGGGTCCGGACGGTCACCCGAGTCGATCGACGTACCCGCCGCGCGGGAGCGCGCGAGGGCCATCCCGGAGGCGGCCGTCGCGCGGCTGGCCGTGTACCTGCGCGTGCTCTCCAGCCTGGACGAGCAGGGCACCGGAACGGTTTCCAGCGAGGAACTGGCCGCGTTCGCCGGGGTGAACTCGGCGAAGCTGCGCAAGGACCTGTCCTACATCGGCTCCTACGGAACCCGCGGCGTCGGCTACGAGGTCGGCGTGCTGATCGGGCAGATCGAGCGGACGCTGGGGCTGACCCGCAAGCACCGCGTCGCCGTCGTGGGCATCGGTAACCTGGGGCACGCGCTCGCGAACTACGGCGGCTTCCTCAACCGCGGCTTCCCGGTCGCCGCGCTGTTCGACCTGGATCCGGATCTGCTGGACGTGCCGGTCGGCGGCATCCCGGTCAACGCGGTCGAGGACATCGTCGATGTCTGCCGCGAGCGGGAGGTCACCATCGGCGTGATCGCCACCCCGGCCGAAGGCGCGCAGGAGGTGTGCGATCGGTTGGTCGAGGGCGGCGTGGTGTGCATCCTGAACTTCGCACCGGTCGTCCTGCAGGTCCCCGAGCACGTCGAGGTGCGCAAGGTCGACCTGGCGGTGGAGATGCAGATCCTTTCGTTCCACGTGGCGCGGCGCAATCAGGAGGCGGCGGCCGTCGGTACCGGCATCGCGGGCGACGGGGGTCCGCCGGGCCGCGGCGCGGACGGCGAAGGGAATTCGGAACCCGCGCAGCAGCGCGAGGATGCGGACGGGATGGTGGTTCGGCCGTGA
- a CDS encoding glutamyl-tRNA reductase → MNLLTVGLSHRTAPVRVLERAAIGAEDVGKVLDELIARDHISEAFLVSTCNRVEVYAVAETFHGGLDDVTAVLARQAGAEVAELADHFYVHYAGAAVEHLFSVAAGLDSMVVGEAQILGQLRQAYGVADQAGTVGRTLHELAQQALRVGKRVHAETEIDGAGASVVSEALSDAEAALGGVAGRRALLVGAGSMGALAAAQLRRAGIAEVTIANRTAANGARLAESLRAEGVAAGTVELDRLRTAITAADLVVTCTGAVGAVVTEDIVAGAVQDRQDPQRPLLFCDLGLPRDTSPGVAELAGVAVVDLETLQQRLTEQRGGSESERADRIVAEELRGYLAAQRSAEVTPTVTALRKRAAEVVDSELLRLDSRLPADLDGDVRNELNRTVRRVVDKLLHAPTVRVKELASVPGGSGYAEALRELFELDPQSPAAIRAPRSAEDVPVTGARSAQALLRSSEQGGSEPDGPEQDGENR, encoded by the coding sequence GTGAACCTGCTCACCGTCGGGCTTTCGCACCGGACCGCGCCGGTCCGGGTGCTGGAGCGCGCCGCGATCGGCGCCGAGGACGTCGGCAAGGTGCTCGACGAGCTGATCGCCCGGGACCACATCAGCGAGGCCTTCCTGGTCTCCACCTGCAACCGCGTCGAGGTGTACGCGGTCGCCGAGACCTTCCACGGCGGGCTGGACGACGTGACCGCGGTGCTGGCCAGGCAGGCCGGTGCCGAGGTCGCTGAGCTGGCCGACCACTTCTACGTGCACTACGCCGGTGCGGCCGTCGAGCACCTGTTCTCGGTTGCCGCCGGCCTGGACTCGATGGTCGTCGGCGAGGCCCAGATCCTGGGTCAGCTGCGGCAGGCGTACGGGGTCGCCGATCAGGCCGGCACCGTTGGCCGCACGCTGCACGAGCTGGCGCAGCAGGCGTTGCGCGTCGGCAAGCGGGTGCACGCCGAAACCGAGATCGACGGCGCCGGTGCCTCGGTGGTCTCCGAGGCGCTTTCGGACGCCGAGGCCGCTCTGGGCGGCGTGGCCGGTCGGCGCGCGCTGCTGGTCGGCGCGGGCTCGATGGGCGCGCTGGCCGCCGCGCAGCTGCGGCGCGCCGGGATCGCCGAGGTGACGATCGCCAACCGGACCGCCGCCAACGGTGCGCGGCTCGCCGAGTCGCTGCGCGCCGAGGGCGTCGCGGCCGGCACCGTCGAACTGGACCGGCTGCGAACCGCGATCACCGCCGCCGACCTCGTGGTGACCTGCACCGGCGCGGTCGGTGCGGTGGTCACCGAGGACATCGTCGCCGGTGCGGTGCAGGACCGGCAGGATCCGCAGCGGCCGCTGCTGTTCTGCGACCTCGGGCTGCCGCGGGACACCTCTCCCGGCGTGGCCGAGCTGGCCGGAGTGGCCGTGGTCGACCTGGAGACCCTGCAGCAGCGGCTGACCGAGCAGCGCGGTGGCAGCGAGAGCGAACGCGCCGACCGGATCGTGGCCGAAGAGCTGCGCGGCTACCTGGCCGCGCAGCGCTCGGCGGAGGTCACCCCGACCGTGACTGCGCTGCGCAAGCGCGCCGCCGAGGTGGTGGACTCCGAGCTGCTGCGGCTGGACTCCCGGCTGCCCGCCGACCTGGACGGCGACGTGCGCAACGAGCTGAACCGCACGGTGCGCCGCGTGGTGGACAAGCTGCTGCACGCGCCGACCGTGCGGGTCAAGGAGCTCGCCTCGGTGCCCGGCGGCTCCGGCTACGCCGAGGCGCTGCGCGAGCTGTTCGAACTCGACCCGCAATCCCCCGCCGCGATTCGCGCGCCCCGTTCGGCAGAGGACGTGCCGGTCACCGGCGCACGCTCCGCGCAGGCATTGCTGCGGAGCTCCGAACAGGGCGGCTCCGAGCCGGACGGGCCGGAACAGGACGGTGAAAACCGGTGA
- the hemC gene encoding hydroxymethylbilane synthase: protein MNKTLRIGTRGSALAMAQSSTVAEALEAAGYSTELVRVDTPGDRSMAPIAEIGVGVFTSALRDALAGGEVDVAVHSYKDLPTEPDPRLSLAAVPVREDPRDALVARDGLTLGELPPGSVVGTGSPRRASQLEALGLGLEVRGIRGNVDTRLRKVSDGEMDAVVLARAGLARVGRLGVITESLDPLQMLPAPAQGALAVECRVDDVDNEHLLQSVLDDPACRAAVIAERAMLAALEGGCNAPIGALAEVVEDLEPDGGLAQRLSVRGVVATDGNRLVRASSTGETTAAEQLGRALAAELLDARDALLSGPGSS, encoded by the coding sequence GTGAACAAGACGCTGCGCATCGGGACCCGGGGCAGCGCGCTGGCGATGGCGCAAAGCAGCACGGTCGCCGAAGCGCTGGAAGCCGCGGGTTACTCGACCGAGCTGGTCCGGGTGGACACGCCCGGGGACCGCTCGATGGCTCCGATCGCCGAGATCGGCGTCGGGGTGTTCACCTCCGCGCTGCGCGATGCGCTCGCGGGCGGCGAGGTGGACGTCGCGGTGCATTCCTACAAAGACCTGCCGACCGAACCGGACCCCCGGTTGTCGCTGGCCGCCGTACCCGTCCGGGAGGACCCGCGGGACGCTCTGGTGGCACGGGACGGTTTGACGCTCGGCGAACTTCCTCCGGGCTCCGTCGTGGGCACCGGTTCGCCGCGTCGCGCCAGCCAGCTGGAGGCCCTCGGCCTCGGTCTGGAGGTGCGCGGCATCCGCGGCAACGTGGACACCCGCCTGCGCAAGGTGAGCGACGGCGAGATGGACGCCGTCGTGCTCGCGCGCGCCGGGCTGGCCCGAGTCGGCCGGCTCGGGGTGATCACGGAATCGCTCGATCCACTCCAGATGCTGCCCGCGCCCGCCCAAGGCGCGCTGGCCGTGGAATGCCGCGTCGACGACGTGGACAACGAGCACCTGCTCCAGTCCGTTCTGGACGACCCGGCCTGCCGCGCCGCGGTGATCGCCGAGCGCGCCATGTTGGCTGCGCTGGAGGGCGGTTGCAATGCGCCGATCGGCGCGCTGGCCGAAGTGGTGGAGGACCTCGAACCGGACGGCGGCCTGGCACAGCGGCTGTCCGTGCGCGGGGTCGTGGCGACCGACGGGAATCGTTTGGTGCGCGCCTCCAGCACTGGTGAGACGACCGCCGCAGAGCAGCTCGGCCGGGCGCTGGCCGCCGAGCTGCTCGATGCCAGGGACGCTTTGCTCAGCGGTCCCGGTAGTAGTTGA
- a CDS encoding bifunctional uroporphyrinogen-III C-methyltransferase/uroporphyrinogen-III synthase: protein MTRKSPGRIAFVGSGPGDAGLLTVRAKYVLTTASLVVTDPDVPADVVAMAADGSEVRPAVGEPGEVAQDLANEAGTGRPVVRLVSGDPLTSDAVVREVREVARTDAAFDIVPGVSPGSAVPAYAGVALGAGHTEVDVRGEVDWAALAAQPGALVLHATGSHLAEAASALVEHGMAAQTPVAVTSSGTTVQQRTIDTTLASLPADAGELQGPLVVTIGSVSSERSGLSWWESRALYGWKILVPRTKEQAGSMSERLWSHGAVSHEVPTISVEPPRSPAQMERAVKGLVDGRYQWVVFTSTNAVRAVWEKFREFGLDARAFSGVKLACVGEATAEKVRSFGITPELLPSGDQTSEGLLQDFPPHDDILDPVDRVLLPRADIATETLSAGLRERGWEIDDVTAYRTVRAAPPPAETREMIKTGGFDAVCFTSSSTVRNLVGIAGKPHARTLVACIGPNTAETAKEFGLRVDVQPELAQVPALVDALAEHAAKLRAEGALPPPKKAKRARRS, encoded by the coding sequence ATGACACGCAAGAGCCCAGGACGGATCGCATTCGTGGGCTCCGGCCCCGGTGACGCGGGACTGCTCACCGTTCGGGCGAAGTATGTGCTCACCACTGCTTCGCTGGTGGTGACCGATCCGGATGTGCCCGCCGACGTGGTCGCGATGGCCGCGGACGGCTCCGAGGTGCGCCCCGCCGTGGGCGAGCCGGGCGAGGTGGCCCAGGACCTGGCGAACGAGGCGGGAACCGGGCGGCCGGTGGTCCGGCTGGTCTCCGGTGACCCGCTGACCTCGGACGCCGTGGTCCGCGAGGTCCGCGAGGTCGCGCGCACCGACGCCGCGTTCGACATCGTGCCCGGGGTTTCGCCGGGCAGCGCGGTGCCCGCCTACGCGGGTGTCGCGCTCGGCGCCGGCCACACCGAGGTCGACGTGCGCGGTGAGGTGGACTGGGCGGCGCTGGCCGCGCAGCCGGGTGCGCTGGTGCTGCACGCGACCGGCAGCCACCTGGCGGAGGCCGCTTCGGCGCTGGTCGAGCACGGCATGGCCGCGCAGACCCCGGTCGCGGTGACCTCGTCCGGAACCACGGTCCAGCAGCGCACGATCGACACCACGCTGGCCTCGCTGCCCGCGGACGCGGGTGAGCTGCAAGGCCCGCTGGTGGTGACGATCGGATCGGTCAGCTCGGAGCGCTCCGGGCTGTCCTGGTGGGAGTCCCGCGCGCTGTACGGCTGGAAGATCCTGGTGCCGCGCACCAAGGAGCAGGCCGGTTCGATGAGCGAGCGGCTCTGGTCGCACGGCGCCGTCTCGCACGAGGTGCCGACGATCTCGGTGGAGCCGCCGCGCAGCCCCGCGCAGATGGAGCGCGCGGTGAAGGGCCTGGTCGACGGCCGCTACCAGTGGGTGGTGTTCACCTCGACCAACGCGGTCCGCGCGGTGTGGGAGAAGTTCCGCGAGTTCGGCCTGGACGCGCGCGCGTTCTCCGGTGTGAAGCTCGCCTGCGTCGGGGAGGCCACCGCGGAGAAGGTCCGCTCGTTCGGCATCACCCCGGAGCTGCTGCCCTCCGGCGACCAGACCAGCGAGGGCCTGCTGCAGGACTTCCCGCCGCACGACGACATCCTCGACCCGGTGGACCGGGTGCTGCTGCCGCGCGCGGACATCGCCACCGAGACGCTGTCGGCGGGGTTGCGCGAGCGCGGCTGGGAGATCGACGACGTGACGGCCTACCGCACGGTGCGGGCCGCGCCGCCGCCCGCCGAGACCCGCGAGATGATCAAGACCGGCGGGTTCGACGCGGTGTGCTTCACCTCCTCGTCGACGGTGCGGAACCTGGTCGGCATCGCGGGCAAGCCGCACGCGCGCACGCTGGTGGCCTGCATCGGCCCGAACACGGCCGAGACGGCCAAGGAATTCGGCCTGCGGGTGGACGTGCAGCCCGAGCTGGCGCAGGTACCGGCGCTGGTCGACGCGCTGGCCGAGCACGCGGCCAAGCTGCGCGCCGAGGGAGCGCTGCCGCCGCCGAAGAAGGCCAAGCGCGCCCGCCGGAGCTGA
- the hemB gene encoding porphobilinogen synthase, with amino-acid sequence MYPSHRPRRLRRTAAVRRLVSETSVEPRHLVLPMFLREGLSEPVGITSMPGVVHHSRDSLRKAATEAVSAGVGGLMLFGVPAEHDATGSGAVDPNGVLNTGLRDLAAEVGDSTVLMADTCLDEFTDHGHCGVLDDDGVVDNDRTLQVYGEMAVAQAEAGAQVISPSGMMDGQVSVIRDSLDATGFADTSVLAYSAKYASAFYGPFREAVDSQLSGDRNTYQQDPGNGREGLREADLDLAEGADMVMVKPAMSYLDVLRDVAALSDVPVAAYQVSGEYSMIEATAAHGWLDRRRIVQETVTSIRRAGADIVLTYYATELSQWYRESLGLK; translated from the coding sequence ATGTATCCGTCGCATCGCCCGCGCAGGTTGCGCCGCACCGCCGCCGTGCGCCGGCTGGTTTCCGAAACGAGCGTGGAACCGAGGCACCTGGTGCTGCCGATGTTCCTGCGGGAGGGCTTGTCCGAACCGGTGGGCATCACCTCCATGCCGGGCGTGGTGCACCACAGCCGGGATTCGCTGCGCAAAGCCGCGACCGAAGCGGTCAGCGCCGGAGTGGGCGGGCTGATGCTGTTCGGCGTGCCCGCCGAGCACGACGCCACCGGTTCCGGCGCGGTGGACCCGAACGGCGTGCTCAACACCGGGCTGCGGGACCTGGCCGCCGAGGTCGGCGACAGCACGGTCCTGATGGCCGACACCTGCCTGGACGAGTTCACCGACCACGGCCACTGCGGTGTGCTGGACGACGACGGCGTGGTGGACAACGACCGGACGCTGCAGGTCTACGGCGAGATGGCGGTCGCGCAGGCCGAGGCCGGGGCGCAGGTGATCTCGCCGAGCGGCATGATGGACGGCCAGGTTTCGGTGATCCGGGATTCGCTGGACGCGACCGGGTTCGCCGACACCTCGGTGCTGGCCTACTCGGCGAAGTACGCCTCGGCGTTCTACGGGCCGTTCCGGGAGGCCGTGGACTCGCAGCTGTCCGGGGACCGCAACACCTACCAGCAGGACCCCGGCAACGGCCGGGAGGGGCTGCGCGAAGCGGACCTGGACCTGGCCGAGGGTGCGGACATGGTGATGGTCAAGCCCGCCATGTCCTACCTGGACGTGCTGCGCGACGTGGCGGCGCTGTCCGACGTGCCGGTCGCGGCCTACCAGGTCTCCGGTGAGTACTCGATGATCGAGGCGACCGCCGCGCACGGCTGGCTGGACCGGCGGCGCATCGTGCAGGAGACGGTGACCTCCATCCGGCGCGCGGGCGCGGACATCGTGCTGACCTACTACGCGACCGAGCTGTCCCAGTGGTACCGGGAAAGCCTGGGGCTCAAGTGA